The proteins below are encoded in one region of Acetoanaerobium noterae:
- a CDS encoding response regulator transcription factor — protein sequence MKILLAEDEKELSNALVMLLSHNNYVVDAVYDGEDALSYAQEIDYDIIILDIMMPKLNGYQVLSKLREKNCKAPILMLTAKSHVDDKVTGLELGADDYLTKPFEMKELLARIKALLRRPQNFNADILEFGDMYLNRDTCQIICNNQQVVLNKKEFQTMELLILNSKQILSKDLIMDKIWGYESDAEINVVWVNISSLRKKLAKLDSKVTIASIRGLGYKIEVGCD from the coding sequence ATGAAGATATTATTGGCTGAAGATGAAAAGGAACTCTCAAATGCTCTTGTTATGCTGCTTTCTCATAATAATTATGTGGTGGACGCAGTATATGACGGAGAGGATGCTCTTTCCTATGCACAAGAAATAGACTATGACATTATTATATTGGATATAATGATGCCAAAGCTAAATGGATACCAAGTTCTAAGCAAGCTAAGAGAAAAAAATTGTAAAGCTCCAATACTAATGTTGACAGCAAAAAGTCATGTAGATGACAAGGTCACAGGCCTTGAGCTAGGAGCAGATGACTACCTTACAAAGCCTTTTGAAATGAAAGAGCTACTTGCAAGAATAAAGGCCCTGCTTAGAAGGCCACAAAATTTTAATGCTGATATACTGGAATTTGGAGATATGTATTTAAATAGAGATACATGTCAAATCATATGCAACAATCAGCAAGTGGTTTTGAACAAGAAGGAATTTCAAACTATGGAGCTACTTATTTTAAATTCTAAACAAATCCTATCTAAAGATTTGATTATGGACAAGATATGGGGATATGAGTCAGATGCAGAAATAAATGTCGTATGGGTAAATATTAGCTCTCTTAGAAAAAAACTTGCAAAGCTAGACTCAAAGGTAACTATTGCTTCAATTAGAGGCTTAGGCTATAAGATAGAGGTGGGCTGTGACTGA
- a CDS encoding ornithine cyclodeaminase family protein, whose product MKILVLKENHMKQVFTMKEAIKAAKDSLISYSSNDADIPLRTNINVKEAGGQSLYMPGYAASSKALGIKIVSVYPNNINKGLPSVPATMILLDEETGQVCAMMDGTYLTRVRTGAVSGAATELLSNEDSSIFAIFGTGGQAETQVEAVLAVRNIKELRIYDINIERAKDFAAKMMEKFNIKCIAVESSEEAIDNADIITSVTTTKNPVFDGRLVKKGAHINGVGSYTPEMHEIDEYTVLNAGKVYVDTRDGVLSESADLINPIKNNKCTEAIVTGELGELLLGKTKGRESSDEITFFKTVGTAVLDIVTAKMIYIKALELNIGDQVEM is encoded by the coding sequence ATGAAAATATTAGTTTTGAAAGAAAATCATATGAAGCAGGTTTTTACAATGAAGGAAGCGATTAAGGCTGCTAAGGATTCACTTATATCTTATTCAAGCAATGATGCTGATATACCTCTAAGAACCAATATTAATGTAAAAGAAGCGGGTGGACAAAGCTTATATATGCCAGGATATGCAGCATCATCAAAGGCACTAGGCATAAAAATAGTATCAGTTTATCCAAATAATATTAATAAAGGGTTGCCGTCAGTACCCGCAACTATGATTCTTCTAGATGAGGAGACAGGTCAGGTTTGTGCTATGATGGATGGAACTTATCTTACTAGAGTGAGAACAGGAGCTGTTTCAGGTGCAGCTACAGAGCTTTTATCGAATGAAGACTCAAGTATATTTGCTATTTTTGGTACAGGTGGGCAAGCTGAAACTCAAGTAGAAGCAGTACTAGCTGTAAGAAATATAAAAGAGCTTAGAATTTATGATATTAATATAGAGAGAGCTAAAGATTTTGCAGCAAAAATGATGGAAAAATTCAATATAAAATGTATTGCTGTAGAAAGCTCTGAGGAAGCTATTGATAATGCAGATATCATTACTAGTGTTACAACTACAAAGAATCCTGTATTTGATGGAAGACTTGTGAAAAAAGGGGCTCATATAAATGGAGTTGGCTCGTATACTCCTGAGATGCATGAGATTGATGAATACACTGTACTTAATGCTGGCAAGGTATACGTAGATACTAGAGATGGAGTTCTAAGTGAGAGTGCTGATTTAATTAATCCAATTAAAAATAATAAATGTACAGAAGCTATAGTAACAGGAGAGCTTGGAGAACTACTTTTAGGAAAAACCAAAGGCAGAGAATCTAGTGACGAAATAACTTTTTTTAAAACTGTTGGAACAGCTGTGCTTGATATTGTAACTGCAAAAATGATTTATATTAAGGCACTTGAGCTAAATATTGGTGATCAAGTAGAGATGTAA
- a CDS encoding cation-translocating P-type ATPase, giving the protein MKFYRKSSEEVMEILDVSIDGLSEQEVQKRRLEHGYNKLDEAKGDTPIKVFMDQFKDFLVIMLILAAIISAALGKYESTIVVIFVVVLNAILGTVQHIKANNSINSLKALSSPVSKVLRDKMKKEIPSNELVVGDIIFFDAGDYISADARVIEAHSFQVNESSLTGESESVTKEIEAISQNDVSIGDMKNMVFSGSYVTYGRGVAVVTDTGMKTEIGKIASMLENAKARKTPLQETLDNFGKNLSIAILIISGIIFIIDILRDKAIIDSFMFAVALAVAAIPEALSSIVTIVLAFGTQKMSKSNAIVKKLNAVESLGSISVICSDKTGTLTQNKMKVQKLWVDNNIVDSDEATDQSLINKLIQFSVLCNDAIVSGDSNIGDPTEIALVNLGNEHNINEQVTRNAHPRIFELPFDSDRKMMSTVNAYENSKLMITKGAVDTIINKAHKILTSNGVEILNDEVKAKIKHDNNSLAKNGLRVLAFAYKEYKNESRPKLEDEDELIFMGMIAMMDPPRPESKKAVADCILAGIKPVMITGDHKITAIAIAKQIGIINDETEALEGHEIEKLTDDELYNIVENISVYARVSPEHKIRIVRAWQKKSMVVAMTGDGVNDAPALKQADVGVAMGITGTEVSKEAASMVLTDDNFATIVKAISSGRSIYVNIKNSIKFLLSGNAAGIFSVIFASVAGLAAPFAPVHLLFINLLTDSLPAIAIGLEPHDESIMKEKPRKRTDSIINKEFIKQVSTKGALIALVTMTAYYIGFSSGSHLVGSTMAFATLCLSRLFHSLNCRSKASVFKIGVLSNIYVILSIIVGSLMLLFVMNYPPLMTTFEVSKLDISQHLSVIGLSLIPLVAVQIYKLIKDNNSTSYEQMDKVNNLSDVA; this is encoded by the coding sequence CTCCGATAAAAGTTTTTATGGACCAGTTCAAGGACTTTTTGGTAATTATGCTTATTTTAGCAGCCATAATTTCAGCAGCTCTAGGAAAATATGAAAGTACTATTGTAGTAATTTTTGTTGTAGTATTAAATGCAATCTTAGGAACAGTTCAACATATTAAAGCAAATAACTCTATTAATTCACTAAAGGCATTGTCTTCACCAGTATCAAAAGTTTTAAGAGATAAAATGAAAAAAGAAATACCATCAAATGAACTAGTTGTTGGAGATATAATATTTTTTGATGCAGGAGATTATATAAGCGCAGATGCAAGAGTAATTGAAGCTCACAGCTTTCAAGTTAACGAAAGCTCGCTAACTGGAGAGTCAGAAAGTGTTACAAAAGAGATTGAAGCAATTAGCCAAAATGATGTTTCAATTGGAGATATGAAGAATATGGTTTTTTCCGGTAGCTATGTAACCTATGGAAGAGGTGTAGCAGTAGTTACTGATACTGGGATGAAAACTGAAATAGGTAAAATTGCATCGATGCTAGAAAATGCTAAAGCAAGAAAAACTCCGCTTCAAGAAACCCTTGATAATTTTGGAAAAAATCTCTCTATAGCAATTTTGATTATATCTGGAATAATATTTATTATTGATATATTAAGAGATAAAGCAATTATTGATTCTTTTATGTTTGCAGTTGCACTAGCAGTAGCGGCTATACCTGAGGCTTTAAGTTCTATTGTTACAATTGTACTTGCCTTTGGAACTCAGAAGATGTCGAAATCAAATGCTATAGTTAAGAAATTGAATGCAGTAGAGAGTTTAGGAAGCATATCAGTTATATGCTCCGACAAGACTGGTACACTTACTCAAAATAAAATGAAAGTTCAAAAGCTATGGGTTGACAATAATATAGTTGATAGTGATGAGGCTACTGACCAAAGCCTTATAAATAAATTAATACAATTTTCGGTATTATGTAATGATGCTATTGTTTCAGGGGACAGTAATATTGGAGACCCAACAGAAATAGCGCTTGTGAATTTAGGAAATGAACATAATATTAATGAGCAAGTGACAAGAAATGCTCATCCTAGAATATTTGAGCTCCCATTTGACTCAGATAGAAAGATGATGAGTACTGTAAATGCTTATGAAAACAGCAAGCTTATGATTACTAAAGGAGCTGTAGATACAATAATTAACAAAGCTCATAAAATTTTGACTTCGAATGGAGTTGAGATTTTAAATGATGAGGTTAAAGCTAAAATAAAGCATGATAATAATAGTCTAGCTAAAAATGGACTCAGAGTTCTAGCGTTTGCATATAAGGAATACAAAAATGAATCTAGACCTAAATTAGAAGATGAAGATGAACTGATATTCATGGGTATGATTGCTATGATGGATCCACCTAGACCAGAATCAAAAAAAGCTGTTGCTGACTGTATTTTAGCTGGGATAAAGCCAGTGATGATTACCGGAGATCATAAAATAACAGCAATTGCAATTGCAAAGCAGATAGGGATAATTAATGATGAAACGGAGGCTTTAGAAGGGCACGAAATTGAGAAGCTAACAGATGATGAGCTTTATAATATTGTTGAAAATATTAGCGTATACGCAAGAGTATCACCTGAGCATAAGATTAGGATAGTAAGAGCTTGGCAGAAAAAATCTATGGTAGTTGCTATGACTGGAGATGGGGTAAATGATGCACCAGCATTAAAACAGGCAGATGTAGGAGTAGCAATGGGAATAACAGGCACAGAGGTATCAAAAGAAGCAGCCTCTATGGTTCTTACTGATGATAATTTTGCCACAATTGTAAAAGCTATATCTAGTGGTCGCTCTATTTACGTAAATATAAAAAACTCAATTAAGTTTTTATTATCTGGAAATGCAGCTGGTATTTTCTCAGTAATTTTTGCTTCTGTGGCAGGACTTGCAGCGCCATTTGCTCCTGTACATCTTTTGTTTATAAATTTATTAACAGACAGCTTGCCAGCTATAGCTATAGGCTTAGAGCCTCATGATGAAAGCATTATGAAAGAAAAGCCAAGAAAAAGAACAGACTCAATTATTAACAAGGAATTTATTAAACAGGTATCGACTAAAGGAGCTTTAATTGCATTAGTAACCATGACAGCTTATTATATAGGCTTTTCAAGTGGTAGTCATTTAGTAGGTAGCACTATGGCTTTTGCAACCTTATGCTTATCAAGACTATTTCATAGTTTGAACTGCCGTTCTAAAGCTTCTGTTTTTAAAATCGGAGTTCTTAGCAATATCTATGTAATTTTATCAATTATTGTAGGAAGCTTAATGCTTTTGTTTGTTATGAATTACCCACCTCTTATGACTACGTTTGAGGTGAGTAAGCTCGATATATCCCAGCATCTATCAGTAATTGGATTGTCCTTAATACCTTTAGTAGCAGTCCAGATTTACAAGCTTATAAAGGATAATAATTCTACATCATATGAACAAATGGATAAAGTTAATAATTTATCCGATGTAGCATAA